GGTCCATCGCTTCGTCGATGGAGAGGGGGTTGAGCACCTTCCGCAGGATCCAGATCTTGTTGAGGTCGGTGCCTTCCACCAGCAGCTCCTCCTTCCGGGTGCCGGACCGGTTGATGTCGATCGCCGGGAAGATGCGCTTGTCCACGAGCTTGCGGTCCAGGATGATCTCCATGTTGCCGGTGCCCTTGAACTCCTCGAAGATGACGTCGTCCATGCGGCTCCCGGTGTCGATCAGGGCCGTGGCCATGATCGTGAGGCTTCCCCCCTCCTCGATCTTCCGGGCGGCCCCGAAAAAGCGCTTCGGCTTCTCCAGGGCGTTCGCGTCGACGCCGCCGGAGAGCACCTTGCCGCTCGACGGGATGACGGTGTTGTAGGCGCGGGCCAGGCGCGTGATGCTGTCGAGCAGGATAACGACGTCCTTCTTGTGCTCCACCAGGCGCTTCGCCTTTTCCATGACGATTTCCGCGACCTGGACGTGGCGCGAGGCGGGTTCGTCGAAGGTGGAGCTGATCACCTCCCCCTTGACGGAGCGCTCCATGTCGGTGACCTCCTCCGGGCGTTCGTCGATCAGCAGGACGATGAGGTAGACCTCCGGGTGGTTGGTGCTGATCGAGTTGGCGATGTTCTGCAGCAGCATGGTCTTGCCCGTCCGGGGGGGCGACACGATCAGCCCGCGCTGTCCCTTGCCGATCGGGGTGAAGATGTCCATCACACGGGCGGAGAGGTTCTCGCGCACCGTTTCCAGCCGGATCCGTTCCTGCGGGTAGAGGGGGGTCAGGTTGTCGTAGAAGATCCGGTGGCGCGCTTCCTCGGGCGGCTCGAAATTCACCGCGTCCACCTTCACCAGGGCGAGGTAGCGCTCCCCTTCGTTCGGCATGCGGATCTGCCCGGAGACGATGTCGCCGGTGCGGAGATCGAATTTCCGGATCTGGGAGGGGGAGATGTAGATGTCGTCGGGGCCCGGCAGATAACTGTAATCGGGGGAGCGGAGAAACCCGTACCCTTCGGGAAGCACCTCGAGCACCCCTTCGGAGAAGATGAGCCCGTGGTGTTCCGCCTGGGCCTGCAGGACGGCGAAGATGAGGTCCTGCTTGCTCAGCTTGCCCGCCTCGGCGATCTTGTATTTTTTGGCGATCTTCGCCAGGTCCTTGATGTTCAGGGCCTGCAGCTCGCTGATATGCAGCTGCTCCCCTTCTTTGTCCAGCGCCTCCTGGATCGGGAGCTTCTTGTCGTCGGCGACGTCCTTGGAACGGGTGTCCTTTTCTGCCATGTTACCCCTGTTTTATCGATGATATCTTTGCTGGTGCAAGTATCTGTGTGGGCCTCGGATGACTGAGGCCTTCAAGTTTAGAACCGTTTTCTTGAAATTTCCAGAGAATTCCGGGCGGATGGGGTCATCGTCGGCGGCCGCCCCCCGGCGCCGCCGCCCACGGCGGCGGTCCGGAGGAACGGCCTTGCGTTCGGATCAGATGCCGAGATCGGCCCTGGCCTTGGTCAGGACCTCTTCAATCCCTTCGAGCGAGCCCGAGTGGCTCCCCTGGTAGATCTGCTCGAGGTACTGCTTGGCCCTGGGGGCCATGGTCTTTTCGAGCACCACGCATTTCGCGAACGGCTCCACGGCCGCATCCTGCCCCTCGGTCTGCCATTTGCTCATCCCGATGTAATACCAGGCGTCGTCCCGCTTGGGATCGAACCGGACCACCTTCTGGTAGAGTCCGAGTGCCCCGGGATAGTCCTTCTTCTGGTAGGCGTCCGCCGCCATCAGGCCGAAGGCGATGGCGCGGGTGGCGTTCCACTGGTTTTCCGCCATGTTGGGCGGGACCTTGTCGCCGTACACCTCCATGATTTTCGTGAACATCGCAGTCGCGGCCGGGACGTCCTGTTTGCGGAGGTGGATATCGGCCATCTGCAGCGCCGTCGTATAACCCAGCGGCTGATCCATGGGCGCCTGGGCCAGAATCTTCTGGCCGTACTCCAGGTACTTGTCGAAGTTCTGCATGCCGAGGTAGATGGCGGCCAGCGTCTGGAGCATGGTGGCGTCCGGGGCGGCGGCGTAGATCTTCTCCGCCAGTTCCGCCGCCTTGGGCATATTCCCCGCCCCGTACTGGGCGGCCAGCATCGTCCGCTCGAGCATCAGGACCGACGGGGCCAGCTGGTCCTTGAGGAACTCCTCCGATCCCACGGGGATCTCCTCCGCCTTGACCTTTTCCTCGGTCGGGAGGATCGACAGGAGCGCCTCGGTCATGGAGATCGCCTTGGGCCAGTCCTTCTTTTCCAGGTAGGGGTTGACGGCCGCCTGGTAATCGGTGATCACGTAGAGCAGGATCCTGGAAATCGGGCGCTCCTTGACGAAGCCCAGCAGCAGGTCGGCCCGCTTCTGGACGTCCGCTTCCTTCTTGATCTCCTCGTACTGGGCGTAGTCCTTCTTGTACTGGTAGTCGGAAAGAGGCGAGATTTTTTCCTGCAGGGCGAAGCCGCTGGCTCCACACAGCAGAAGAAGGGCCATCATTGAGCCGACAAGTCTTCGGGTCATAATCATCACTCCTGAAAAAATCGTTCCATTGACGAAAGTCCGTGATCAATAAGGACGCAGGGGATCCCGGGACCTGAGTTTCGGGTTCTTGCCTTCCCCTTTCCCGATAAGTTTAGGTTCTAATGGACGGGCCCGTCCTGTCAAGGCAAAATGCGCCCGGCGCCCGCGGCCGCACGCGGCGGGCGAGGCGTGCCTTCAGGGATCTATCCTGCTGAGTATCCATCGATTTCCGGGGTACCAGCGCATCCGCCGCAGCCGATATGTCCCGGTCAGTTTCAGCCCCGCAAAATGCACTCTCAGGTCCGCGGGCGTTTCGGGCCGGATCTCCATCTCCCCCTCGTCCCAGATGAAGACGCGCCCGCGGCCGAAGGCCTCCTCCTCGAAGACGGGACTCGAGACGGCCTCGACCGGGAAGCTTTCCCTCTCGACGGCCAGCCGTTTCTCCCCCCCCTGCCGGGGCGGTTGCCTCAGCATGGACCACGAGCGCAGCCTGCCGTCCTGGAGGATCCTGAGGTCGTAGTGGGGCCTCGCGGTTTTATGGTGGTGGATGACGAATCGCGTAATCACCGGTTCGATCAGACGCTTGCTCCAGGCGCTCAAATATGACACTATTTTTGCCTGAACACCCATGGATATCCAAGTCGAAACTATCGGGGACCGCAGAATCATTCGTGTCGAGGGCAGGATCACCTTCGAGCACTGCCCGGCGCTCGAGCGCCGCATCGACGAGGTGCTGGCAGGGGGCCCGCGCGAGATCCTGCTCGATCTCGAAGGGGTCCCTTTCATGGACAGTTCGGGCGTGGGAGAGATCTTGAGGCTTTTCAAGCGGATGCGGGAAGCGGGGGGGAGCCTCATCCTCCTCCGCCCGAACCGGAAACTGCGCGGCCTCTTCACGATGTACCGCTTCGATCAGTTCCTGACCATCCGGGATGACGGGGAGCCGGACGCCGATGGTTAGGCGCCGCCCCGCCCCCTTTGGCGCTCTCGTTTTCTCCCTGGCCCTGTCCCAGGCGCCGGCGACGGGCCCCGAGGCCCGGGCGCAAACCCGGCAGCCGAACGCGCCCCTTTCCTCGCCGGCGAGGAAATCCGCGCTGCTCGAGATCCGGGTGGCCGACGGGAGGGTGACGGCCGATATCGCCGACTGCCCGCTGCATGAAGCGCTGGCGGGCCTGGCCGAACGGACCGGCATCATCTTCGAGGTCCGGAGCGAACCCAACCCTTACATCTCCGTCCACCTCCGCGACGTCCCGATGGAGGAGGCGATCGGCCGCATCGTCCCGGACGGCAACATCCTGTTTCTTTACGACGGGGCCGACCCGGCCCGTATCGTGCTGGTCCGCATCCTCTCGAGCGGCGGCACGGCGGTGCAGCCCGGCCTCCTCTATTTCGGAACCGGCAGGGTCCCCGGGGCCGGCCGGCCGGCCGGGACCGCGGTCCCGTAATGTTCAGGAATGCCCTATGTTTTCTCTTGTGAAGCTTCTGTTATCGAGCGTTTTCATCCTCGCCGGTCTCACCGGCGCCCTCTTCGGCCAGAATGCCCGGGAAGGGTTCCGCGCGGAGGTCGACGCGGTGGTCACGGAGGCGTACCATGCGGCCGCCGCCGATTTCCCCTGCAAAACCAAGACGCGGGGGAAGGGGAAGATCATCCGCTGGCAGGACGTGGAAAAGTGCGTGAACTACGCCCACGACCGGGTCGACTGGGAGGCGCTGTCGGCGCGGATCCAGGACGCCGGGGAGAGGGCGGGGCTCGGCCCGGCCGATATCGAGGCCGTGGTCGAAGCCTCCCTGGCCGCGCACTCGATCCCCTTCAATGAGATCTACAGGGTAAAGGACCGGAAGGCGCTCGTGCCGCTGTCCAACTCGCTCCTCAAATTCCTCCCTCCCGGATCGCTTCTGGACCTCCCCGTATACAACCAGGAGGGGGAGCTGCTGGGGAGTTTTTCGGGGGTGTACGTGTTCGAGCGGAGCGGGGGACTGTCGACGGCCACCAGCTACCGCATGCCCAACTTCCAGTACAAGGACCTTCACGGGGAAATGCAGGCGCCGTCGGAGACATTCCTGATCGACCGGTACGGGGTTTCCTGGAAGGAGGCCGAATCCCAGCCCGGATTCCGCCTGCCGGCCGACAGGTTGATTCCGAAGCACTGATCCCGGGCGATCCGCGTCAGTCCCGGCCGGGGCCCTGGGCCCTGGCGTACCAGGAGACCTGGCGCGCGATCCCTCTCAGGACCCCGACGTCGGCCGATTCCAGGCCCGCCCTGCCGAAGATCCTGCGCAGCGCGAACATCATGTGGCGCGCGTTCTGCTCGTGCAGGAACCCGATCTCCAGCAGCGCCTTCTCCAGCTGCGCGTACATGGCCTCCGTCTGCAGAAGCGGCGCCGCCCGCAGCGTCCGCGCCGGGGTGTGCCCGAGGCTGCCGAGGAAGAGTTCGTAGCCGACGACCATGACCGCCTGGGCGAGGTTGATGCTGCCTGCCCGGCGGTGGGTCGGGATGCGCACGAGGAGCTGGCAGAGGCGGAGATCATCGTCGACGAGCCCCGTGTCCTCGGGGCCGAAGAGGATGCCCACCCTCTGCCGGGCGGCGTGGTCGAGGATCTGCGGGACGAGGGCGCGGGGCGGGGCGGCCGGGGAGCGGTAGCCCCCGCTTTTCCCCGTGGTCCCGACCAGCAGGCGGATCCCCCGGAGGGCGCTCGTGAGGGAGCGGCAGACCTTCGCCGATTCCAGGACCGGCCCGCCGGCCTTGGCCAGCCGGTACGATTCCTCGTTGATCCGGCACCGGGGAGCCGCGAGCACCAGCCGCCCCAGGCCCATGTTGGCCATGGCACGCGCCGCCGACCCGATGTTGCCCGGGTGTTTGGTGCCCGCGAGGATGACGACCACATTTTCCAGTGACATGGCGACCCACTCTACCATTTTTTGCCCCCCCCGGCCCTCATTCTCCGGTTTTTTTCCGGCCGGATGTGAGAAAATCGTTTGCAGGTGCAGTCCAGAAACAGGGAGGGAACGATGCGGTCTGCCGTGATGGCCATGTTTGCCGTGCTGACGTTTTCGGGATGGGCGTATTCTCCGGAGGCCGCGGCCCAGACCTCCGGGAGCCTCTCTCCCGAGGAGATCATCGAGAGGTTCGCCGCGAAGGAGACGGAGTCCTACGAGGCGTGGATGCAGTATACCTATACCCAGGTGGCGGTGATCAGGGTGGTCTCGCTCAACGGCGCGCCGCGCAACGAGTCGATGACGATCGAATCGGAGATCGTCTTCAACGACGACGGGACGCGGGAGGTCCGGCCGCTGCGCCGGAGCGGCCGCCTCCGTTCGGTCAGGCTTACGCCCGAGGACGAGGACGTGATGCTCAACATCAATCCCTTTGCGCTGACCGAGAAGGAGCTTCCCCTGTACAACCTCAAGTACGAAGGGAAGGAGAAGGTCGACGAACTGGTGTGCTACGTCTTCTCCGTGCGGCCCAGAAACACCCGGGGGGACCGCTTCTACTTCGAGGGGAAGATCTACGTGGACGACCAGGACCTGCAGATCGTCCGGACGGTCGGCCGCCCGGTGCCCGAGCGGAGGGGGAACCTCTTTCCCGAATTCGAAACGCTGCGGCAGGTCATCGACGGCCGATACTGGTTCCCGGTCTGGACCCACGCGGACGAGAAGCTCCGCTTCACCGAGGATACCGTGGGGATCGAGCAGACCCTGACCTACGAGAACTACAAGAAGTTCGGTTCGAAGGCGACCATCCGGTTCGGCGGCCCGGAGCCTGAAGCGGGGGAGTAGGCGCTACCCGGCCAGGTGGAACTCGATTTCGCGCACGTCGCCGAAGGAATCGATCATGTACTGCTTCAGCTTGGCGATCAGCTTCTTTTCCGCCACGCGGATCGCTTCGCGCGAGATGCCGTAGCGGTCGGCGATCTGCTGCAGCGTCTCCGGGTCCTCGGCGATCAGCCTCCGTGAGAGGATCTCCCGCTCGCGTTCGGAGAGGGTCTCGGAGAAATCGGCGAACTTTTTTTCCAGCAGTTCGCGGAATTCCCCCTGGGCGATCTTCTCGTCCACGCTCTGCTCCATCATGCGGAGCGTGTCGATGTAGCGGGCGTCCCCGTCCGAGTCGCCCAGGGGTGCGTCGAGCGACAGGTCGCCCCCGGTCATCCCCTGCTGCACCTCCCGCAGCTCCCGTTCATCCACGCCGAGGTTTTCGGCGAGCAGGCGGGAGGTGGGGACGATGCCCCGCGCTTCCAGCTCCCGCTTCTCCCGGTTGAGGTTCATCAGGATCTTGCGCCGCGCGTTGGTCGTCCCGATCTTGACCATTCGCGTGTTGTCGAGCAGGAACTTGAGGATATAGGCCTTGATCCACCATGCCGCGTAAGTCGGGAGCCGGGTCCCGCGGTCGGGGTCGAACCGCTGCACGGCCTGGAGCAGGCCGAGGTTCCCCTCCTGGATGAGGTCCAGGATGTTGCGGTAGACCTTGTGGTAGATCATGGCGATCTTGACCACGAGCTTGAGATTGGACGTCACCAGCCGGTAGGCGGTTTCCCGGTCCCCGGTCTCGTGGTACCGCCGGGCGAGAGCGTGCTCCTCCTCCCTGCTGAGCGGGGTGAATCTCCCGATCTCGGCCAGGTAGGCGCGCAGGGGGTCGTAGCGTGCGATCCCCCGGGGCGCCGCCCGGTCCATCTCAAGATCTTCCCCGGGATCGCCGGGGGCAGGGGAGACGGCCGTATCTT
The sequence above is drawn from the Acidobacteriota bacterium genome and encodes:
- the rho gene encoding transcription termination factor Rho — encoded protein: MHISELQALNIKDLAKIAKKYKIAEAGKLSKQDLIFAVLQAQAEHHGLIFSEGVLEVLPEGYGFLRSPDYSYLPGPDDIYISPSQIRKFDLRTGDIVSGQIRMPNEGERYLALVKVDAVNFEPPEEARHRIFYDNLTPLYPQERIRLETVRENLSARVMDIFTPIGKGQRGLIVSPPRTGKTMLLQNIANSISTNHPEVYLIVLLIDERPEEVTDMERSVKGEVISSTFDEPASRHVQVAEIVMEKAKRLVEHKKDVVILLDSITRLARAYNTVIPSSGKVLSGGVDANALEKPKRFFGAARKIEEGGSLTIMATALIDTGSRMDDVIFEEFKGTGNMEIILDRKLVDKRIFPAIDINRSGTRKEELLVEGTDLNKIWILRKVLNPLSIDEAMDLLLDKLRKSDSNAEFLTSLNKG
- a CDS encoding STAS domain-containing protein, giving the protein MDIQVETIGDRRIIRVEGRITFEHCPALERRIDEVLAGGPREILLDLEGVPFMDSSGVGEILRLFKRMREAGGSLILLRPNRKLRGLFTMYRFDQFLTIRDDGEPDADG
- a CDS encoding RNA methyltransferase, translating into MSLENVVVILAGTKHPGNIGSAARAMANMGLGRLVLAAPRCRINEESYRLAKAGGPVLESAKVCRSLTSALRGIRLLVGTTGKSGGYRSPAAPPRALVPQILDHAARQRVGILFGPEDTGLVDDDLRLCQLLVRIPTHRRAGSINLAQAVMVVGYELFLGSLGHTPARTLRAAPLLQTEAMYAQLEKALLEIGFLHEQNARHMMFALRRIFGRAGLESADVGVLRGIARQVSWYARAQGPGRD
- a CDS encoding RNA polymerase factor sigma-32, producing the protein MTEFDRTPGSEEFTEPGEGGEDTAVSPAPGDPGEDLEMDRAAPRGIARYDPLRAYLAEIGRFTPLSREEEHALARRYHETGDRETAYRLVTSNLKLVVKIAMIYHKVYRNILDLIQEGNLGLLQAVQRFDPDRGTRLPTYAAWWIKAYILKFLLDNTRMVKIGTTNARRKILMNLNREKRELEARGIVPTSRLLAENLGVDERELREVQQGMTGGDLSLDAPLGDSDGDARYIDTLRMMEQSVDEKIAQGEFRELLEKKFADFSETLSEREREILSRRLIAEDPETLQQIADRYGISREAIRVAEKKLIAKLKQYMIDSFGDVREIEFHLAG